The Triticum aestivum cultivar Chinese Spring chromosome 4B, IWGSC CS RefSeq v2.1, whole genome shotgun sequence sequence TGGAAAAAGTGAGCCGGAAAACCGTCCGGTCCCGGTGCCTTAGACGGGCACATCTGGAACAAGGCCACTTTAACTTCCTTGTCATCATATGGCGCCGTCAGAACGGCGTTCATCTCAGGCGTCACCTTCCTAGGAACATGTTGAAGTAACTCATCGATGCCCTGCACTCCCTCGGAGGTATATAGATTCTTATAATAATCAAGGGCAAGTTGCTGCATTTCTGTCATATCCTCCGTTAGCTGGCCATCGGTGCGTTGTAGCGCTTTGATCAAATTCTTCCTCCGCCTCATTGATGCCCGCATATGATAAAAGTGAGTATTGCCGTCTCCAGCCGAGAGCCACTCCACCCGTGAGCGCTGCCTCCACATGAGCTCCTCCCGCAAATACAACTCGATAAGCCTATCATTTATCTTTGTTTTGGCATGAGTTGGTCCAGCTCTCGGCACCTCACTATGCAGCCTTTCCAGCTCCTTCTTCAGCCTTCGTATTTCACCACGTACACTGCCAAACATGGTCTTAGACCAATCCCCCAAATTGTTTGCTAAGGCATCTAGCTTGGCTCGAACTTCAACCACAGTAAGATTATGACCCTCGGACTCCCATGCAGATCGGACGGTAGGCTTGAGCTCCTCATGGTTGTCCCACATTACTTCATACTGAAAACGCTTCTGTATCTTCTTTGcaacctgcggtgctagctgaacTAGGATTGGGGAGTGGTCCGACGTTGCAGCCGAGAGATGCTCCACCACGACACTTGGGAACTGAGTACACCAGTTAGCTGTCGCAAGAGCTCTGTCCAGCCGTACCCGAGTGTACGAACCCCCTACTACTTTCTTCTCAAACGTCCACCTTCTGCCTGTGAACCCAAGATCTAGCAGCCCATAGACATCCACCGCATCTCTGAACCTCTGTATCTGAGACTGACTCCTTGTGCCAATCCCGTCATGCTCATCTTGCTGTAGTACCTCGTTGAAATCCCCCAAACACATCCAGGGTATATCATGGAGTGATGCCAAATTCATCATTGTGTCCCAGGTGTGTTGGCGAAGATGTGTCTGAGCCTCTCCATAGAAACAAGAAAGTCTCCATGGGTCGCCTCCAAGCATACCAACTTTGGCATCTATATGATACTTAGAGTAACCTAAAATTTCGATTTTTATTTCATCATTCCAAAACATGGCCAGACCTCACTCCTACCGGAAGGATCAACAGCAAAAGAATTGTCATAACCTAGAGTACATTTTATTTTCTCTGCTCTCTTCCTACTAATTTGGGTTTCAACAATACATAGTACTCTAGGGGCAAACTTTGTCGCGATCTCGCGTAGCTCTTGAACTGTCGGGGCGTTGCCAATCCCTCGACAGTTCCAGCTTAGTAGATTCATTGCGCCCGGCGGTCCTCCCCTGAGGAGGCCGCCACACGGGCATTGTTGTTGTTTTTGCCACCAGGGGCCTTCTTTGCTCCACCTCCATTGCTCTTGTCCACCTGCATCTGCGTTTTTGTCCTCTTAGGATCTTGTTTCGGCGGTGGACTTGGCGGGACAGTTGCTGCACCTCCATCACCCTTGACCACCGGAATAATCTCCATCCCGGTCACGACCTTTGGGCTCTCTGAAACTACTGCATCGGACGAGCGTTTGCGGCTCAGATCTCCCACATCTGCACTAATGTCCTCGGACTCAACCCCATGTGCATGCTCATATCCGGCTGCATGATTGTCCCCCTTCATTGGCTGGCGTTGCTGCTTATAGTTCCTCCTCCTTGTAGCCCAGCTAGTGGTGGCGGCGCTCGAAGGTTTTTGTAAACCAGGGCTGACGGAGGGTGCAACCCATCACCGTGTTCCTTAAACTGATGTCCCATCATTCCGCATACCTGACACCAATCCGGTAGCCTCTCGTAGCGGACTGCAAAGATTTCTCGCTCCCCTCCCCTAACAATGGAGGTTGCTTTCTTCAAAGGATTGCGTACATCCAATCTGATTCTGACCCTGAAGAAGTTTCCCTCGAAATCAAAAGAAGAGGGCTCGGAGTCAACAAACTCGCCAAGTTTTGAGGCCAGAGCCTTCACCTTGCCATGATATGTCGGAGGTAGATCGATGATGCGAGCCCATATTTCAAACTTTAATAGCTCAATGGTAGACGGCTTTGAGAAACCATCGTACGGGGCTATAATCACCGGGTTGCCCTTGAAGTGCCACGGCCCCCCTTGCGTCACCTTCTCCCAATCACCAAGGCAGTCAAATTGCATGATGAACAAGTCGTCTTCTAGGGTTTTGATCTTAACCGGCCTGGCCAGATCCCACGCTGCTCGCATAGTGCGGAAAAACCAGTAGTTGCTGAAGTCCTTGTCCATATGAACCCGGGCCAAGATCATCCAACGGAGGTCCTCCACTGCCGGCTCGTCTTCCTCGTCGAAGATCACGTCATCCAGATCGCCCTCTTCCAGGGCTAGTTCCTTCATCAGGTCCTCCAGCTTCCCCTTGCCCTTGCTATCCCCAGCAGCGGGTTTGTCCTTCGATGCCATGGCTCTCGCAACCAGATTGCAGACCGTAGCCGCCCCTTGCCCAAACAAGAACCGGAGCGCTCCAAGAAAACCCTAACTCTGTCGGCCTCCTAAATCCTACCCAAGGCCGGGCAGCAACCTTAGTTGCCCCTTAATCAGCCCGAGGAGGAAATCGAAGTATAATGGCGGAGGAGGTATAAACGATCTCTACGTCACCGCCGGCGACGAGAGGAAACTAACCCTAGCGAGAGGGGGGGAGCCCCTAGCTGACGCTCGCGTGCGTCAAGAAGAGGAGCATTCGCGCAGGGCGCGATTGGATGGGCCGGCCCGTTTCTTGGCGTTACGGCGAGCCAGTGCCAAAAATCCCAAAAGACAATGTTGTACGTAGGAATCAAACTCCCAACCCAACGATAAGAGAGTTAGCGCTCCTTACCACTCGAGCTGCTGCGTCATTGCAATCAAAACGATGTGCGACTACTTAAGAACTATATGTACTGACTGATCCAAAAATAAAAAATTGACCactgaacatttttttatatacgttgaacattttcgtaatatacaatgaacatttctCAAATAGCCATTGAACCTTTTTTGTGATATATGTTGAACAATTTGaaaatacatatttaacatttttgtgatatatgctaaacaatttgaaaatacatatttaacatttttgtgatataaccTGAACAATTtaaaaatacacattgaacatttatcTTCAGAGGGCAATTccatatgatgaacatttttgaaaagatGAATATACCCGCTGAACTATTTTCGGATACGCACTGAACATTTGTGTAATATACAGTGAACAAAAGTAAGAAACATAGTGAACATTTGTATATTCGTTGAAAAAACAAAActaaaagagaaaaaacaaaaccaaaagaGGAAAACAAGACAAAAACCAAAAACCAGAAGAGAAACGGGAGAAAACCAAATCAGAAGAAACGTAAACAAAACTAGAAGAAGAAAACCGGATCAAAACCAGAAGAAAAAAACAATTGAGAAAAACCAAacgtgaaagaaaaaaaactaacgaAAGAAACATCAGCGAAGGAAAAAGAAGCACGCGAACCCCGTAGTGGGCCGGCCCAACATGCACGCGAACGAAACAGCTGCGAGCGTTTCCTCGACAGCTTGCCGCCTCGTCAAATAGGAATTGCCCGAGAGGGGATAGGCTTGACAAGCCACTTTGTTTGTATCGATGCGCAACCCACGAGTTGAGGGTGACACACAGCGGGAGCAAAATCAGCAGCTCCCACGAGCCCAAGCCCATTACTAACTCCAGCCCATGTCATGGCTTGGCCCGCTGGCTTCTCTGTGGCCAAGGTCCGTTCCGATCTGGCTGAGCCGAAACCATTCCCCACCCGCACCCAAACCCAACCAACGGCCACCAtggcagcaccgccgccgccgccgccggcgctcccggacgacgtcgtcgtcgaagagatcctcctccgcctcccgcccgaCGACCCAGGTTGTCTCTTCCGCGCCTCCCTCGTCTGCAAGGCCTGGAGGAACGCCGTCTCCCATCCCCGCTTCCGCCGCCGCTACATCGGGCTCCACCGCCACCGGGCACCCCCCGTGCTCGGCTTCCTCCACGACTGGGAAGACGGGGGCATCCCAGACTTCTTCCCCACCACCGCCTCGCCCTTCTCCCTCGCCGCTCCAGACCGCCGGTTCTGGCGCCCCGTCGACTGCCGCCATGGCCGCGCCCTCTTCCTCTCCGACCGCCGCCAGGAAACTCAGGAACTCCTCTTGTGGGAGCCAATCACGGGCGCCCGTCGGGGCATACCGGTGCCCGCGGCGTTCAGGTGCCAGTGGCCGGCCGCGGCAGTGTTCTGCACAGCGGACTGGTGCGACCACCGCGACTGTGCAGGAGGTCCCTTCGGCGTGGTCTTCCTCTTCGCCGGCGAACAAGACCGGCACGTTGTCACATCGGCGTGCTTGTACTCGTCGGAGACTGGCACATGGGGCAAGCTGAACTCGAGGCAAGATGAGTTCACCATGGAATTTCAGAACCATTCCAGCGTGCTGGTTGGGAGGTCTCTGCTCTACTTCCTGTCCGACGGTGGGACGATCCTGGAGTACAATTTGGACAGTGGTGTACTGGCTGTGTTGGATAGACCACCTGACGATTACGGCAGGGGCCGCCAAAGATTTAACCTCATGCTGGCGGAGGATGGTGGACTGGGGGTTGCCGAAGCCATTGATTTTCAGCTCATATTGTGGAAAAGGGAGGCGAGTGATGGCACTGATGCACGATGGGTGCTGAGCCGGATCGTCGACATGGACAGTTTCTTCGACCCAGTCACACTTGCTCCAGTGTTGGGCTTTGCGGAGGGAGCAAATGCTATTTTTGTGAAAATTATCTATAGCCTCTTCATGGTTGAGCTACAGTCGGAGCAGGCGAAAATTGTGTGTTCTAGTCCTGGCTTCTGTAATTTGATTCCAGTTGTCGGCTTCTACACTCCACATTCTAGGCTCCAAGTGCCCGGTGGTGAACACCACAGCCCAGCGCCGTGGCTGAAACAACTGGGAAGGGGTGGTCAGCAAGGGGTCTGGGAGGAGAAATCACTAGAATGGGCGCAGGTGCTGTTTGATGAGGGGTGCATGGCTATCAATGAGAAAGACTTGGCCTACACGGCTGACTGCTTCAGACATGTTCTCGAGATCAGGTTTGGGTTCTACTCCCAAACTCCACTTGTTCTCCTAGCTAGAATGCTGCTGTAGCGTAACATATGGATAGTTTGTGGGAAACAAGACTTGCAGTTAGTTCATTGTTCTTTTCATGTGTGTCTCAGATCCTTTTGAGTTCTGACATTTGTAGCTACCTTAGTAGGATTTAACATGCTGTATGTTAATGTGGTTACCAAGGGTGGTGTTTTGGTTTCATGTATTTGACAGTGAGCACAATGGTGTGGGTGTTGGTCTTTGAGGGGTTAGTGAGTCTAGTTAGCCAGTATGACCTGACAACACCACCTGGGATAGGTATTATCATATTTTGTTGTGACGTCTGTAATGCGATGAGAATTAAATCAAAGTCCAATTGCTTGAGGGATAGGTATTATCCTATTTGATCACTGTGCAGTTCATTTATATGGCTCCTCTTCTGTGCAAGCACTAGTAACTATAAAAGGCAGTCAACAGAACATAGTTACACATTGTGTCATAAAATGGTTTTGTCCACTTCAGAGTACATGTTTATGctataatgttaatgatgatgcatcGGTAAATTAatgcgttgttgttgttgtcacgTAGGGTTCGACATTATGGAGGCCTTGCTCCTGAGTGTGCTAACACGTTTTACCATTATGGAGGTGCCTTGTTATGCAAAGCTCGGGAGGCAGCCAATCGTTCAGGTAATGTTTCAAAGCGTGCACCAAATGAAGAAGGTATGCTTTATCATTTATATCACTTTCACCACTATAGGTTGAAATATATCACTGTATTTTGCATTGTTCTTCAGGTTTATGGAATGGTCTCTTAGAGAAAACTGCAGGATTAGTTGACCCCACAACTTTAACATGGCACTGCTACTGCCCTAGACACTCATATACACTGAAAGGCATTATTATCCTTTTTAAATCTATATACTGTAGTATCTAGTTGATAGCACTACTGGTTGCAATAAGTTCTCATTGTCTGTTCATGCCTAATGAAGAGTATACCTAATAAACTTCTTATCAGTAATTTGCCCATGCCAATGCAAAGTACTAATAGTTTGGGACTTGGAATGTTTTCATTAATATTATATGATCACAGTATACTAAGTGAGTTGGATCTTGTACGCATTTGTGTGCATCTATTGCTGTTTATTTCCTCTTGGGCTGTGTGCATCCTCGATTCAGAGGCCCGGAATAATAAAACTCTTCCATTTTCTAAAGGAAAAAATGTTTTTCTTCTTTCAATGGTACGTGCTAATATAGTTGTTGTTGGTTAGGGACAAACTTGCGTGGCAAAGGTCAGACGGATGGGAACATGACAGgcgatggagatgattctgattTGGATTTGGCCTGGAAAATGTTGAATACTGCAAGGGTGATAGTTGCCAAGAGTCCAGAGAAGACAATGGAGAAGGTTAATATATTGAATGCTCTAGCTGAAATCTCCATGACAAGAGATAATCTCAGCTATCTCAGTTACCATGTGTTAGGCTGGTGAATGGTCAATCAAGGCCTCACATTTGATTTTCACTTTTGTAGAGGACAGAGACAAATCAATCGGTTACTACTTCGAAGCTTTAGCGATCTTGGAACATTTGGTTGGGCCTGACCATTTTCGAATTGTCGATCTGTATCCTCTTTGTGGTGATAAGAGTGTCAGCCACTCTGCTGTATAGTAGTAGAACAAATCAGCATAATAGTGTGGTTTCAAATAATTTGAGTTGACCCAAATCTTGCACAGGTGCCTTCACCTGCTTTTGAATCCACATGTTAGTGTAGATTTGGAGTAGGACTGTGATCACCAGAAAAAAATGTTAGGTAGATAGTGCTGTTTTGTTATGATGAGGTCTTTGAGTTCAATTCTTCCTTTGTTGATTACCTTAATTCAGTTCTAGAAACCTCCGCATAGGTTTGGCATCCAAGGTTGGAGATGCAATCAGATATAGTAGAAAGGCTATTTCATTATGCATGTCGCATATACATAATCTGGAAATTGCCAAGGAAGCTTTGTTGGCTGATATACATAATCTGAAAATTGCCAAGGAAGCTTTGTTGGCTGATATACATAATCTGAAAATTGCCAAGGAAGCTTTGTTGGCTGATAAAGACCTTAGAGCATCTGCTGCTAAAGGACACTCAGGAAAGTCGACTCTGGAAGATGATATATCTTACCTTGCTAGAATGTCGTCTCGAGTCCAGAAGAAGGTGAACAAACTTAATTTTATTCATGCTACCAGTTTGGTTCTGCTCATGAATCTAGTGCTCTATGAACGAAGAAGACGTTTTGTAAGGAACAATAACATCTCTCTTAATTGTTTTGGTTCAGTGTGAAGAACTGAAGCAAGCAATGTCAACCCCAAGCGACGGCATGGATAATATTATGAAGAGGGTGGTCTCGCAGGCAAGTCATGAGCAGAATCTTAAGAATACTATGGCAAGAACTGCATCTTTGACTTGTTCACAGATGACACGATCAAACAACAGTTTCCATTCCCCAACTATGTCAACGGCAGCACCAAGAGGAAGCACTGGAAGTAGCGTAACCGACTTTGAGATTGTTGGCAGAGACATGAAACAAGCTAAAGATGAGTCGATCTCCTACGAACCTTCTCCAAAGAGACTTGCGAAACCATTTTGGGCGTTACTGTAGTAGTACTTCTTAAGCAaaactcatactccctccgtcccaaaattcttgtcttagatttgtctaaatacggatgtatcaagtcaagttttagtattagatac is a genomic window containing:
- the LOC123090628 gene encoding uncharacterized protein isoform X1 gives rise to the protein MAAPPPPPPALPDDVVVEEILLRLPPDDPGCLFRASLVCKAWRNAVSHPRFRRRYIGLHRHRAPPVLGFLHDWEDGGIPDFFPTTASPFSLAAPDRRFWRPVDCRHGRALFLSDRRQETQELLLWEPITGARRGIPVPAAFRCQWPAAAVFCTADWCDHRDCAGGPFGVVFLFAGEQDRHVVTSACLYSSETGTWGKLNSRQDEFTMEFQNHSSVLVGRSLLYFLSDGGTILEYNLDSGVLAVLDRPPDDYGRGRQRFNLMLAEDGGLGVAEAIDFQLILWKREASDGTDARWVLSRIVDMDSFFDPVTLAPVLGFAEGANAIFVKIIYSLFMVELQSEQAKIVCSSPGFCNLIPVVGFYTPHSRLQVPGGEHHSPAPWLKQLGRGGQQGVWEEKSLEWAQVLFDEGCMAINEKDLAYTADCFRHVLEIRVRHYGGLAPECANTFYHYGGALLCKAREAANRSGNVSKRAPNEEGTNLRGKGQTDGNMTGDGDDSDLDLAWKMLNTARVIVAKSPEKTMEKVNILNALAEISMTREDRDKSIGYYFEALAILEHLVGPDHFRIVDLNLRIGLASKVGDAIRYSRKAISLCMSHIHNLEIAKEALLADIHNLKIAKEALLADIHNLKIAKEALLADKDLRASAAKGHSGKSTLEDDISYLARMSSRVQKKCEELKQAMSTPSDGMDNIMKRVVSQASHEQNLKNTMARTASLTCSQMTRSNNSFHSPTMSTAAPRGSTGSSVTDFEIVGRDMKQAKDESISYEPSPKRLAKPFWALL
- the LOC123090628 gene encoding uncharacterized protein isoform X2, whose amino-acid sequence is MAAPPPPPPALPDDVVVEEILLRLPPDDPGCLFRASLVCKAWRNAVSHPRFRRRYIGLHRHRAPPVLGFLHDWEDGGIPDFFPTTASPFSLAAPDRRFWRPVDCRHGRALFLSDRRQETQELLLWEPITGARRGIPVPAAFRCQWPAAAVFCTADWCDHRDCAGGPFGVVFLFAGEQDRHVVTSACLYSSETGTWGKLNSRQDEFTMEFQNHSSVLVGRSLLYFLSDGGTILEYNLDSGVLAVLDRPPDDYGRGRQRFNLMLAEDGGLGVAEAIDFQLILWKREASDGTDARWVLSRIVDMDSFFDPVTLAPVLGFAEGANAIFVKIIYSLFMVELQSEQAKIVCSSPGFCNLIPVVGFYTPHSRLQVPGGEHHSPAPWLKQLGRGGQQGVWEEKSLEWAQVLFDEGCMAINEKDLAYTADCFRHVLEIRVRHYGGLAPECANTFYHYGGALLCKAREAANRSGTNLRGKGQTDGNMTGDGDDSDLDLAWKMLNTARVIVAKSPEKTMEKVNILNALAEISMTREDRDKSIGYYFEALAILEHLVGPDHFRIVDLNLRIGLASKVGDAIRYSRKAISLCMSHIHNLEIAKEALLADIHNLKIAKEALLADIHNLKIAKEALLADKDLRASAAKGHSGKSTLEDDISYLARMSSRVQKKCEELKQAMSTPSDGMDNIMKRVVSQASHEQNLKNTMARTASLTCSQMTRSNNSFHSPTMSTAAPRGSTGSSVTDFEIVGRDMKQAKDESISYEPSPKRLAKPFWALL